In Vigna angularis cultivar LongXiaoDou No.4 chromosome 8, ASM1680809v1, whole genome shotgun sequence, one DNA window encodes the following:
- the LOC108344347 gene encoding protein NSP-INTERACTING KINASE 1, which translates to MNSSVLYLYLMHNFSLYFQFGGVIWWRHKHNQQAFFDIKEVYLGNLKRFQFRELRISTHNFNSKNILGKGGFGNVYKGVLPDGTLVAVKRLKDGNAIGGEIQFQTEVEMISLAVLLFLKRQSQVPLLVSGKVNLFLSCDPTSMETMKHRGNGTLQVFMACLSNLFKLTKIPGIGGESLISYVIL; encoded by the exons ATGAACTCTTCTGTTTTATACTTGTATCTCATGCATAATTTCAGTTTATATTTCCAGTTTGGAGGTGTTATTTGGTGGAGACACAAACACAATCAACAAGCATTCTTCGATATTAAAG AAGTCTACCTTGGAAACTTGAAGAGGTTTCAATTCAGAGAACTCCGGATTTCTACTCACAACTTCAACAGCAAAAACATATTAGGAAAAGGTGGTTTTGGAAATGTCTACAAAGGAGTTCTTCCTGATGGTACTCTTGTAGCTGTCAAGAGGCTTAAAGATGGCAATGCCATTGGAGGAGAGATTCAATTTCAGACCGAAGTTGAAATGATCAGCTTGGCAGTTCTTCTGTTTCTGAAGAGGCAGAGCCAAGTCCCTTTGTTGGTCAGTGGCAAGGTAAATCTGTTTCTTTCATGCGATCCAACGAGCATGGAAACCATGAAACACAGAGGAAATGGGACACTTCAGGTCTTCATGGCTTGCCTCTCAAATTTGTTCAAGTTGACCAAAATTCCAGGAATTGGTGGAGAAAG CTTGATATCGTACGTGATATTATAG
- the LOC108345040 gene encoding cytochrome P450 81E8-like: MGDETQQSEQKQKFSMALLYYGFVVVLFLYSLKVLFGSRKFRNLPPGPFAYPIVGNLLQLEQPFHRYFTRLSKKHGKVFSLWFGNRLIIVASDLPVVQECFTKNDTVLANRPHFLLGKHISYNNSTILHSCYGEHWRHLRRILSLEVVSTHRLNASYEIRRDELTKLLQKLARFSRNDFTKVDLKSMVMETSLNTMMRLVSGKRFYGDDCDVSDVEKAKEFRGILREMVSLAGVNNRGDFLPFLRWFDLDNLEKRLKNIGKRIDAFLQSLIDEIRASNKTTNTMISQLLVQQRTQPEQYSDQIIKGLCMSMLLAGTDTSALTLEWGMANLLNHPEVLKRAKEELDTHVGSDRLVDESDMSKLPYVLNIFFETIRLHPAAPLWSPHMSSEDCTIGGYNLPKNTILLVNAWSIHHDPTLWKNPYEFRPERFEKECDSSSLLSFGLGRRSCPGNNLAQRTVGLALASLIQCFEWQRIGKEEIDMTEAKGITISRQNPLEVMCKARQIPAIMDLY; encoded by the exons ATGGGAGACGAAACTCAACAATCAGAGCAGAAGCAAAAGTTCAGTATGGCTCTGTTATATTATGGTTTCGTGGTAGTACTTTTTCTCTATTCTCTTAAGGTCTTGTTTGGATCTAGAAAATTCAGAAACCTTCCTCCAGGGCCTTTTGCTTACCCTATAGTAGGAAACCTCTTGCAACTTGAACAGCCTTTTCACCGTTATTTCACTCGATTGTCCAAAAAACATGGCAAAGTCTTCTCTCTATGGTTCGGCAACCGTCTCATTATCGTTGCTTCTGACCTACCCGTGGTGCAAGAATGCTTCACCAAAAACGACACCGTCTTGGCTAACCGACCCCACTTTCTCCTTGGCAAACACATCAGTTACAACAACAGCACCATCCTTCACTCCTGTTACGGTGAACATTGGCGCCATCTCCGCCGCATCTTGTCCCTCGAGGTTGTCTCAACACACCGTTTGAATGCCTCCTACGAAATCCGAAGGGACGAACTCACCAAACTCTTGCAGAAACTTGCTCGCTTCTCGCGCAACGACTTCACTAAAGTCGATCTCAAATCCAT GGTCATGGAAACGTCACTTAATACTATGATGAGGCTCGTGTCGGGAAAGAGATTCTACGGTGATGACTGTGATGTGAGTGATGTGGAGAAGGCCAAAGAATTTAGAGGTATCCTTAGAGAGATGGTGTCGTTAGCAGGAGTAAATAACCGTGGAGACTTCTTGCCTTTCCTGAGGTGGTTTGATTTAGATAATTTGGAAAAGAGACTAAAAAACATTGGGAAGAGAATCGATGCATTCTTACAATCACTCATTGACGAAATTCGTGCTTCAAATAAGACTACCAATACTATGATATCTCAGCTCTTAGTTCAACAACGAACACAACCTGAACAATACAGCGATCAAATTATCAAAGGACTTTGCATG AGTATGTTACTTGCAGGAACAGATACATCAGCTTTGACTTTAGAATGGGGAATGGCTAATTTATTGAACCATCCAGAAGTTTTAAAGAGAGCAAAAGAAGAGTTAGACACTCATGTGGGATCAGATCGTCTGGTAGATGAATCAGATATGTCAAAACTTCCTTATGTTCTAAACATCTTTTTCGAAACGATAAGATTGCATCCTGCTGCACCACTTTGGTCACCACATATGTCTTCAGAAGATTGTACCATCGGAGGATATAATCTCCCAAAAAATACAATTCTGTTGGTTAATGCATGGTCCATTCATCACGATCCAACTTTGTGGAAGAACCCATATGAATTTAGGCCTGAAAGGTTTGAAAAGGAATGTGACTCAAGCAGTTTGCTTTCATTTGGATTAGGGAGGAGGTCTTGTCCTGGAAACAACTTGGCTCAACGTACTGTGGGATTAGCTTTGGCTTCATTGATTCAATGTTTTGAGTGGCAACGAATTGGTAAGGAAGAAATTGATATGACTGAAGCAAAGGGAATCACTATATCAAGGCAAAACCCATTGGAAGTTATGTGCAAAGCTCGTCAAATCCCAGCTATTATGGATCTATATTAA